In one Candidatus Methylarchaceae archaeon HK02M2 genomic region, the following are encoded:
- a CDS encoding V-type ATP synthase subunit F: protein MRIVAVGKRSFVVGFRLAGVTGVEVKTSEEALKEITKMMQNKEVGLILVSDDIGKPIRNKLTAMRTKQAVPLLYEIPEPGGTLEKIEYRDLLKSMLKMA, encoded by the coding sequence ATGCGTATAGTAGCTGTAGGCAAGAGGAGCTTCGTAGTAGGCTTCAGACTGGCTGGCGTGACAGGAGTTGAGGTCAAAACTTCTGAAGAAGCCTTAAAGGAGATCACGAAGATGATGCAAAACAAAGAGGTAGGCTTGATCTTGGTCAGTGATGATATAGGTAAACCTATTCGCAATAAGCTTACAGCTATGAGGACTAAACAAGCAGTTCCTTTACTATATGAGATACCTGAACCTGGCGGTACTTTGGAAAAAATCGAATATAGAGATCTGCTTAAGTCCATGTTGAAGATGGCTTAA
- a CDS encoding winged helix-turn-helix domain-containing protein, which yields MVGKRIKLSKTETIILYSLFYRGGRAKMSRLMADTNLCTAMFYNYADLLVEKGLIEKGELKSAEPTDELLFTEYRLTPKGKRKIKRIIKRHTPNIILSMISPQQS from the coding sequence TTGGTAGGAAAGCGAATCAAACTATCTAAGACAGAGACAATCATACTCTATTCTCTCTTCTATCGAGGGGGTAGGGCAAAGATGTCTCGCTTGATGGCAGATACTAACTTGTGTACTGCTATGTTCTACAACTATGCTGATTTACTTGTTGAAAAAGGGCTTATCGAAAAGGGCGAACTGAAGTCTGCCGAACCTACTGATGAACTTTTATTTACTGAATACCGATTAACTCCAAAAGGTAAGCGGAAGATTAAGAGGATAATAAAGAGACATACACCAAATATTATTCTTAGTATGATTAGTCCACAGCAAAGTTGA
- a CDS encoding 50S ribosomal protein L16: MRGKNYRDIKGHAYVRREFISSIPRNKIVKFNMGTFSQDYNLKLELRAKERAQIRHNALEAARIAANKKLSNIVGESYHFQIKVYPHVVLRENKMLAMAGADRLQEGMRRAFGKPVGLAARVEIDSVILEVNSKIEYLKDAKEALKVAASKLPIPTYIKQVLLKQSKKVVKES; this comes from the coding sequence ATGCGTGGAAAAAATTACAGGGATATAAAAGGGCATGCTTATGTAAGAAGAGAGTTCATATCAAGCATCCCAAGGAATAAGATAGTCAAATTCAATATGGGCACCTTTAGTCAAGATTATAATTTAAAACTTGAATTAAGAGCGAAGGAGAGGGCTCAGATAAGGCATAATGCCCTTGAAGCTGCAAGGATAGCTGCGAACAAGAAGTTATCGAATATAGTTGGCGAAAGCTACCACTTTCAAATCAAGGTTTATCCTCACGTTGTTTTAAGAGAGAATAAGATGTTAGCCATGGCAGGTGCAGATAGGCTTCAAGAGGGCATGAGAAGGGCTTTTGGAAAACCGGTAGGTTTAGCTGCAAGGGTGGAGATCGATAGTGTTATTTTAGAAGTGAATTCAAAAATTGAGTATCTAAAGGATGCAAAAGAGGCTCTTAAGGTAGCAGCAAGCAAACTACCGATCCCAACTTATATAAAACAAGTTCTTTTGAAACAATCAAAAAAAGTGGTTAAAGAGAGTTAA
- the dph2 gene encoding diphthamide biosynthesis enzyme Dph2 translates to MIWIDEDKIVSEIEKMKPKIVAFNAPNGLLMKIEELASKIQGLFNLQIITFADPCYGICDTVDNEVEKLGVDIVFHIGHNVAIDKIGKKTILIDALDDIKFDEVLKASITTLMNYKKIGLCTISQHIHQIEIARSFLQKKNLEVIVGKRKGFMKDGQVLGCDFSTAFNIRKSVNAFAFLGQSVFHALGIALSTGKPTFMLDPYYREVSDITPLAVKMSNKAILTLYKALDANNIGIIIGLKEGQTRLEKVQKIKDELEKHGKNISLIALHEITNERLTQLQNIDAFIQTACPRISIDGEKFDKPILSIPQAEAFIEILDGKECKNIFQSNRWV, encoded by the coding sequence ATGATATGGATTGATGAAGATAAGATAGTCTCAGAAATCGAAAAAATGAAACCGAAGATTGTTGCATTTAACGCACCCAATGGCCTTTTGATGAAAATAGAAGAATTAGCATCAAAGATTCAAGGGTTATTTAATTTACAAATTATAACATTTGCCGATCCATGCTATGGTATATGTGATACCGTCGATAATGAAGTCGAAAAGTTAGGTGTTGATATAGTATTTCACATAGGTCATAATGTTGCCATAGATAAAATAGGCAAAAAGACGATATTAATAGACGCACTGGATGATATAAAATTCGATGAAGTCTTGAAAGCTTCCATAACGACTCTTATGAACTATAAAAAGATAGGGTTATGTACAATCAGTCAACATATTCATCAGATTGAAATAGCTCGATCGTTTTTACAAAAAAAAAATCTTGAAGTAATCGTAGGTAAAAGAAAGGGATTTATGAAGGATGGACAAGTCTTAGGGTGCGATTTCTCTACAGCTTTTAATATTAGAAAAAGTGTTAATGCCTTTGCCTTCCTTGGTCAGAGTGTATTCCATGCGTTAGGGATAGCTTTGTCTACAGGCAAACCCACATTCATGCTAGACCCATATTATAGAGAGGTTTCAGATATAACTCCGTTAGCTGTAAAGATGTCTAATAAAGCGATACTTACATTATACAAAGCCTTAGATGCCAATAATATCGGAATCATAATAGGGTTAAAAGAGGGGCAAACAAGGTTAGAGAAGGTGCAGAAGATCAAGGATGAACTTGAAAAGCATGGTAAAAACATCTCTCTTATAGCTTTACATGAAATCACTAATGAGAGATTGACTCAACTACAGAATATAGATGCATTTATTCAAACTGCCTGTCCCAGAATATCTATAGATGGAGAAAAATTCGATAAACCTATTCTGTCAATTCCTCAGGCAGAAGCCTTTATCGAAATTTTAGATGGGAAGGAGTGTAAAAATATCTTTCAAAGTAATAGATGGGTATAA
- a CDS encoding exosome complex RNA-binding protein Csl4, with product MKRTIPGDKLAVIEEFNASDGAYVDRDTIRASRLGMVDHDIKKREIKIEPLQKVKNMPMVGDNIIGLVEVVQSNIANIRIHYINDKRVTSGFTGMLMLRSEKSSRRKATICKPGDIVRAKVRSHENAIIHLSIAANDSGVIYATCSSCGEIAVRFDKKIKCANCGLIEERELASDFGEVSLKS from the coding sequence ATGAAGAGAACAATTCCTGGAGATAAACTTGCTGTAATAGAGGAGTTTAATGCTAGTGATGGAGCTTATGTAGATAGAGATACGATTAGGGCATCAAGACTAGGTATGGTTGATCATGACATCAAAAAAAGGGAAATCAAGATAGAACCATTACAAAAGGTAAAAAATATGCCAATGGTTGGGGACAACATTATAGGATTGGTAGAAGTTGTGCAAAGCAATATAGCTAACATAAGAATACATTATATCAATGATAAAAGAGTTACTAGCGGATTTACGGGAATGCTCATGTTAAGGTCTGAGAAATCAAGTAGAAGAAAAGCGACAATATGTAAGCCCGGCGATATAGTCAGAGCAAAGGTTAGGAGTCATGAGAACGCAATTATCCATCTGTCTATAGCCGCCAATGACAGTGGTGTAATATATGCAACATGTAGCTCATGTGGTGAGATTGCTGTAAGGTTTGATAAAAAAATAAAATGTGCTAATTGTGGTTTGATTGAAGAAAGGGAACTTGCATCTGATTTCGGTGAAGTTTCCTTAAAATCATGA